In Cryptomeria japonica chromosome 10, Sugi_1.0, whole genome shotgun sequence, a genomic segment contains:
- the LOC131076123 gene encoding protein SPIRAL1-like 2 has translation MGRGVSSGGGQSSLGYLFGSDEPAKAAPARAQPVQNAAPLTSDAPRPSKPQENGPAKTSKPQENGPEVPAGVQMHSTNTNNYFRAEGQNCGNFITDRPSTKVHAAPGGGSSLGYLFGGPPSK, from the exons ATGGGTCGTGGTGTTAGTAGTGGTGGTGGTCAAAGCTCCTTGGGTTACCTGTTTGGCAGTGATGAGCCAGCAAAGGCAGCTCCTGCCCGTGCACAACCTGTGCAGAATGCAGCACCTTTAACCAGTGACGCTCCAAGGCCTTCTAAACCTCAGGAAAATGGACCTGCAAAGACTTCGAAGCCCCAGGAAAATGGACCAGAAGTTCCTGCAGGTGTACAAATGCATAGCACAAATACCAATAACTATTTTCGAGCAGAAGGACAGAACTGTGGAAACTTCATCACG GATCGGCCCTCAACAAAAGTCCATGCTGCACCTGGTGGTGGTTCGTCCCTTGGATATCTGTTTGGTGGCCCACCAAGTAAATGA